A region of Sparus aurata chromosome 8, fSpaAur1.1, whole genome shotgun sequence DNA encodes the following proteins:
- the LOC115586827 gene encoding genetic suppressor element 1-like isoform X1, giving the protein MFGLKPPHFYLPGMNHESNKSPSLGMISTASRTTATVSPLSPLTNGNAVAQSANSGFAAALRKLAKQAEDPRGSAVSGESSPVSSPATSHSSPVTTPKRSSLGPLLGQTRGHGVPGTPPVVTIAPTKTSNGLWRADGRQVEPSVQGLGRERVGADNTQLQLDKRTPPTLSPHHLAHSFGLTPSSVMQDPRIQSLSLPGQMHPVVQSGAVPEEYLRALRPFATSDDLRLTSLPLSLDPAAAAHAAAAAAYYHPAYLHHPLSLPRMEESLCLSALRSQFYSVPAGGAFPLHHSALHLHMPGGRYPGDLNHTVLAERLQMENELRQRERQQEREREKEREREAGLEREREREREREREEERGRERERELDRQKERQRERQQQMVRAAESHYLAELQARRAPPEDRARPGERLTPNRPDKNKDSEHPGFPAPKPLSLQPGHHTSRGSIPHPVPSLVPSHLGKHHAAAAAAAAASAGGIHGALAAAMMTQRASEAAWLTRQRGQGQEREGPLEMGLRSPGKGLELRRDGHRTNSVHHNPGGKDVPPCLGAPPPLISPKGPHHHPAPPTTLWNPASLVDTPSDSRRKINPPTPPSRPPPGLTRADRPPLSWGEKLEDGGRRRAEGTERYASLRGAGLQDAGSWNKAEQDRALQSLYHRHHINNLHQRSCVPPDLGGQRQAASPSPVRERQSQPPDSMLVYDEVLQQHRRLLSKLDLEEKRRKEAREGGYYYDLDESYDESDEEEVKAHLRRVAEQPPLKLDASSEKVDFLRVCGLTTLAHRDELLARKRRKRRRMLRERSLSPPAVRGKRKASSPPTPATPLTTPYSAEQMDSAPELEEKKDFLHMFDLSHVSPQQRRDKERTEELLRAIQRKTVTLDTLRYNPLPPWSSPPAPSTGDSSSAPPPCQSNGHLYPDSPSPSPPYLHKPKHLPHNDTFKPSTDTHAARIPPPLALLHEKAEFMELNRKHPGLQNGAVASPQKKEPNPVQNGRTRPLERFTPEAFAQHFHQAVLQSTHNTLQNKGVSNCVPEAGMKAADRPLPHSISQLKSSSLHHAPQHAHINGHHFHFPAAGRDAPGPQEELSEEDEEESGQEEEDDEEEEVEEAPKKWQGIEAIFEAYQEYVDEWGLERQVLHSQCKRLEAQNYNLTRTAEQLSLTMGDLVSQRQKVREERERLQAQLEHFRRCLTLPNIHWGRSQVNGHTPR; this is encoded by the exons GTATGAACCATGAGTCCAACAAATCACCATCATTAGGAATGATCTCCACGGCAAGTCGCACCACGGCTACTGTGAGTCCCCTCAGCCCACTAACCAATGGGAACGCAGTTGCCCAGTCTGCAAACTCCGGATTCGCTGCTGCCCTGCGTAAACTGGCCAAACAGGCCGAGGATCCCAGAG GTTCTGCTGTCAGCGGTGAGTCGTCTCCAGTCTCGTCCCCGGCCACCAGCCACAGCTCGCCGGTCACCACCCCTAAGCGGAGCTCATTAGGGCCCCTCTTGGGCCAGACCAGGGGCCACGGTGTCCCCGGCACCCCTCCAGTAGTCACAATTGCCCCCACCAAGACCAGCAACGGCCTGTGGAGGGCTGACGGACGACAG GTAGAGCCGAGTGTTCAGGGACTCGGGAGGGAGCGGGTGGGTGCTGACAACACCCAACTGCAGCTGGATAAGCGGACCCCGCCCACCCTTTCACCTCACCACCTGGCTCACTCCTTTGGGCTCACCCCCAGCTCCGTCATGCAGGACCCAAGAATACAGAGCCTTAG TTTGCCGGGGCAGATGCACCCTGTGGTTCAGTCGGGTGCCGTCCCAGAAGAGTACCTCAGAGCGCTCCGGCCCTTCGCCACCTCAGATGACCTCCGGCTGACGTCTCTACCCCTCAGTCTcgaccctgctgctgctgcccacgCCGCAGCTGCTGCTGCCTACTATCATCCTGCCTACCTGCACCATCCGCTGTCCTTGCCAAG GATGGAGGAGTCTCTGTGTCTTTCTGCGCTGCGGTCGCAGTTCTACTCTGTGCCTGCAGGGGGCGCCTTCCCTCTCCACCACTCTGCCCTCCACCTGCACATGCCTGGAGGCCGCTATCCCGGGGATCTAAACCACACAGTGCTGGCTGAGag GCTACAGATGGAGAATGAGCTCCGCCAGCGAGAGAGACAGCAAGAGCGCgaacgagagaaagagagggagcgCGAGGCCGGGCTGGAACGAGAGCGGGAGCgcgagagggagcgagagagggaggaggagagggggagagagcgggagagggagctggacagacagaaggagaggcagagggagagacagcagCAGATGGTCAGAGCGGCAGAGAGCCACTACCTGGCTGAGCTGCAGGCTCGGAGGGCGCCACCAGAGGACAGGGCCAGGCCAGGGGAGAGGCTGACCCCGAACAGACCGG ATAAAAACAAGGACTCAGAGCACCCGGGTTTCCCAGCACCCAAACCTCTGTCCCTACAGCCTGGCCATCACACCTCCAGGGGGTCTATCCCACATCCGGTACCCAGCCTGGTGCCCTCTCACCTGGGGAAGcatcatgctgctgctgctgctgctgctgctgcttctgccgGGGGGATCCATGGCGCTCTGGCAGCTGCCATGATGACTCAGAGGGCGAGCGAGGCTGCTTGGTTAACACGGCAACGTGGGCAAGGGCAGGAGAGGGAGGGTCCGCTGGAGATGGGCCTCAGGTCACCTGGGAAAGGGCTGGAGCTGAGGAGAGACGGCCACAG AACCAATTCGGTCCATCACAACCCAGGCGGCAAAGACGTGCCTCCCTGCCTCGGCGCTCCACCTCCCCTCATCTCCCCTAAAGGTCCCCATCATCACCCCGCGCCCCCGACTACACTGTGGAACCCCGCCTCCCTCGTCGACACCCCTTCGGACTCCCGCAGAAAAATCAACCCCCCTACGCCGCCGAGTCGCCCGCCTCCAGGACTGACCAGAGCTGACAGACCCCCCCTGAGCTGGGGGGAGAAGCTGGAAGACGGAGGCAGGAGGAGGGCAGAAGGCACAGAGAGGTACGCCTCACTGAGGGGAGCTGGTTTACAGGACGCAGGCTCCTGGAACAAGGCGGAGCAGGACCGAGCCCTCCAGAGCCTCTATCATCGACATCACATCAACAACCTCCACCAGAGATCCTGCGTGCCTCCTGACCTCGGGGGGCAGCGCCAGGCAGCCTCTCCGTCTCCGGTGAGGGAGCGGCAGAGTCAGCCTCCCGACAGCATGCTGGTGTATGACGAGGTGCTCCAGCAGCACCGACGGCTGCTCAGCAAATTGGacctggaggagaagaggaggaaggaggccaGAGAGGGAG GTTATTACTATGACCTGGACGAGTCGTATGATGAGAgtgacgaggaggaggtgaaggcccatttgaggagagtggcagaacAGCCTCCGCTCAAGCTGGACGCATCCTCTGAG AAAGTGGATTTTCTGCGCGTGTGTGGTCTGACCACGCTGGCCCACCGCGATGAGCTTCTGGCacggaagaggagaaagaggaggaggatgctgaGAGAGCGCAGCCTCTCTCCGCCGGCCGTGCGGGGCAAGAGAAAGGCGTCTTCACCTCCGACACCTGCAACTCCCTTAACCACCCCGTACTCTGCCGAGCAGATGGACAGCGCCCCCGaactggaggagaaaaaggacTTCCTCCATATGTTCGACCTCTCGCATGTCAGcccacagcagaggagag AtaaggagaggacagaggagctgcTGAGGGCCATTCAGAGGAAGACTGTGACGTTAGACACTCTCAGATATAATCCTTTACCTCCTTGGAGCAGTCCTCCCGCTCCCTCGactg gtGACTCCTCATCAGCCCCTCCGCCGTGCCAATCAAACGGACATCTCTACCCAGACTCTCCCAGCCCCTCTCCTCCCTACCTGCACAAACCTAAGCATCTCCCCCATAACGACACGTTCAAACCCTCCACGGACACCCACGCGGCCCGCATCCCTCCACCTTTGGCCCTTCTTCATGAAAAGGCTGAGTTCATGGAGTTGAACAGGAAGCACCCGGGCCTCCAGAACGGCGCTGTCGCTTCTCCCCAGAAGAAGGAGCCCAATCCTGTGCAGAACGGACGGACCCGGCCCTTGGAGAGGTTCACACCGGAGGCCTTCGCGCAGCACTTCCACCAGGCCGTGCTGCAGTCCACACACAACACGCTGCAGAACAAAG GAGTCTCAAATTGCGTCCCCGAGGCCGGCATGAAGGCCGCTGACCGCCCGCTGCCTCACAGCATCTCTCAGCTGAAAAGCTCAAGTCTCCACCATGCCCCTCAGCACGCACACATCAACGGTCATCACTTCCATTTCCCTGCAGCAGGCAGGGACGCTCCGGGACCACAAGAAGAACTGTCcgaagaggacgaggaagagtccggtcaggaagaggaagacgatgaggaggaggaggtggaggaagctCCAAAGAAGTGGCAGGGTATTGAAGCTATTTTCGAGGCCTACCAGGAGTATGTGGACG AGTGGGGTTTAGAGAGGCAGGTTCTTCACAGTCAGTGTAAAAGACTCGAAGCACAGAATTACAACCTGACCAGGACTGCAGAGCAGCTCTCTCTCACTATGGGG GACCTGGTGAGTCAGAGGCAGAAGGTGAGAGAGGAGCGGGAGAGGCTGCAGGCCCAGCTCGAGCACTTCAGGAGGTGTTTGACGCTCCCGAACATTCACTGGGGCAGGAGCCAAGTGAACGGGCACACACCGAGGTGA
- the LOC115586827 gene encoding genetic suppressor element 1-like isoform X3 codes for MFGLKPPHFYLPGMNHESNKSPSLGMISTASRTTATVSPLSPLTNGNAVAQSANSGFAAALRKLAKQAEDPRGSAVSGESSPVSSPATSHSSPVTTPKRSSLGPLLGQTRGHGVPGTPPVVTIAPTKTSNGLWRADGRQVEPSVQGLGRERVGADNTQLQLDKRTPPTLSPHHLAHSFGLTPSSVMQDPRIQSLSLPGQMHPVVQSGAVPEEYLRALRPFATSDDLRLTSLPLSLDPAAAAHAAAAAAYYHPAYLHHPLSLPRMEESLCLSALRSQFYSVPAGGAFPLHHSALHLHMPGGRYPGDLNHTVLAERLQMENELRQRERQQEREREKEREREAGLEREREREREREREEERGRERERELDRQKERQRERQQQMVRAAESHYLAELQARRAPPEDRARPGERLTPNRPDKNKDSEHPGFPAPKPLSLQPGHHTSRGSIPHPVPSLVPSHLGKHHAAAAAAAAASAGGIHGALAAAMMTQRASEAAWLTRQRGQGQEREGPLEMGLRSPGKGLELRRDGHRTNSVHHNPGGKDVPPCLGAPPPLISPKGPHHHPAPPTTLWNPASLVDTPSDSRRKINPPTPPSRPPPGLTRADRPPLSWGEKLEDGGRRRAEGTERYASLRGAGLQDAGSWNKAEQDRALQSLYHRHHINNLHQRSCVPPDLGGQRQAASPSPVRERQSQPPDSMLVYDEVLQQHRRLLSKLDLEEKRRKEAREGGYYYDLDESYDESDEEEVKAHLRRVAEQPPLKLDASSEKVDFLRVCGLTTLAHRDELLARKRRKRRRMLRERSLSPPAVRGKRKASSPPTPATPLTTPYSAEQMDSAPELEEKKDFLHMFDLSHVSPQQRRGDSSSAPPPCQSNGHLYPDSPSPSPPYLHKPKHLPHNDTFKPSTDTHAARIPPPLALLHEKAEFMELNRKHPGLQNGAVASPQKKEPNPVQNGRTRPLERFTPEAFAQHFHQAVLQSTHNTLQNKGVSNCVPEAGMKAADRPLPHSISQLKSSSLHHAPQHAHINGHHFHFPAAGRDAPGPQEELSEEDEEESGQEEEDDEEEEVEEAPKKWQGIEAIFEAYQEYVDEWGLERQVLHSQCKRLEAQNYNLTRTAEQLSLTMGDLVSQRQKVREERERLQAQLEHFRRCLTLPNIHWGRSQVNGHTPR; via the exons GTATGAACCATGAGTCCAACAAATCACCATCATTAGGAATGATCTCCACGGCAAGTCGCACCACGGCTACTGTGAGTCCCCTCAGCCCACTAACCAATGGGAACGCAGTTGCCCAGTCTGCAAACTCCGGATTCGCTGCTGCCCTGCGTAAACTGGCCAAACAGGCCGAGGATCCCAGAG GTTCTGCTGTCAGCGGTGAGTCGTCTCCAGTCTCGTCCCCGGCCACCAGCCACAGCTCGCCGGTCACCACCCCTAAGCGGAGCTCATTAGGGCCCCTCTTGGGCCAGACCAGGGGCCACGGTGTCCCCGGCACCCCTCCAGTAGTCACAATTGCCCCCACCAAGACCAGCAACGGCCTGTGGAGGGCTGACGGACGACAG GTAGAGCCGAGTGTTCAGGGACTCGGGAGGGAGCGGGTGGGTGCTGACAACACCCAACTGCAGCTGGATAAGCGGACCCCGCCCACCCTTTCACCTCACCACCTGGCTCACTCCTTTGGGCTCACCCCCAGCTCCGTCATGCAGGACCCAAGAATACAGAGCCTTAG TTTGCCGGGGCAGATGCACCCTGTGGTTCAGTCGGGTGCCGTCCCAGAAGAGTACCTCAGAGCGCTCCGGCCCTTCGCCACCTCAGATGACCTCCGGCTGACGTCTCTACCCCTCAGTCTcgaccctgctgctgctgcccacgCCGCAGCTGCTGCTGCCTACTATCATCCTGCCTACCTGCACCATCCGCTGTCCTTGCCAAG GATGGAGGAGTCTCTGTGTCTTTCTGCGCTGCGGTCGCAGTTCTACTCTGTGCCTGCAGGGGGCGCCTTCCCTCTCCACCACTCTGCCCTCCACCTGCACATGCCTGGAGGCCGCTATCCCGGGGATCTAAACCACACAGTGCTGGCTGAGag GCTACAGATGGAGAATGAGCTCCGCCAGCGAGAGAGACAGCAAGAGCGCgaacgagagaaagagagggagcgCGAGGCCGGGCTGGAACGAGAGCGGGAGCgcgagagggagcgagagagggaggaggagagggggagagagcgggagagggagctggacagacagaaggagaggcagagggagagacagcagCAGATGGTCAGAGCGGCAGAGAGCCACTACCTGGCTGAGCTGCAGGCTCGGAGGGCGCCACCAGAGGACAGGGCCAGGCCAGGGGAGAGGCTGACCCCGAACAGACCGG ATAAAAACAAGGACTCAGAGCACCCGGGTTTCCCAGCACCCAAACCTCTGTCCCTACAGCCTGGCCATCACACCTCCAGGGGGTCTATCCCACATCCGGTACCCAGCCTGGTGCCCTCTCACCTGGGGAAGcatcatgctgctgctgctgctgctgctgctgcttctgccgGGGGGATCCATGGCGCTCTGGCAGCTGCCATGATGACTCAGAGGGCGAGCGAGGCTGCTTGGTTAACACGGCAACGTGGGCAAGGGCAGGAGAGGGAGGGTCCGCTGGAGATGGGCCTCAGGTCACCTGGGAAAGGGCTGGAGCTGAGGAGAGACGGCCACAG AACCAATTCGGTCCATCACAACCCAGGCGGCAAAGACGTGCCTCCCTGCCTCGGCGCTCCACCTCCCCTCATCTCCCCTAAAGGTCCCCATCATCACCCCGCGCCCCCGACTACACTGTGGAACCCCGCCTCCCTCGTCGACACCCCTTCGGACTCCCGCAGAAAAATCAACCCCCCTACGCCGCCGAGTCGCCCGCCTCCAGGACTGACCAGAGCTGACAGACCCCCCCTGAGCTGGGGGGAGAAGCTGGAAGACGGAGGCAGGAGGAGGGCAGAAGGCACAGAGAGGTACGCCTCACTGAGGGGAGCTGGTTTACAGGACGCAGGCTCCTGGAACAAGGCGGAGCAGGACCGAGCCCTCCAGAGCCTCTATCATCGACATCACATCAACAACCTCCACCAGAGATCCTGCGTGCCTCCTGACCTCGGGGGGCAGCGCCAGGCAGCCTCTCCGTCTCCGGTGAGGGAGCGGCAGAGTCAGCCTCCCGACAGCATGCTGGTGTATGACGAGGTGCTCCAGCAGCACCGACGGCTGCTCAGCAAATTGGacctggaggagaagaggaggaaggaggccaGAGAGGGAG GTTATTACTATGACCTGGACGAGTCGTATGATGAGAgtgacgaggaggaggtgaaggcccatttgaggagagtggcagaacAGCCTCCGCTCAAGCTGGACGCATCCTCTGAG AAAGTGGATTTTCTGCGCGTGTGTGGTCTGACCACGCTGGCCCACCGCGATGAGCTTCTGGCacggaagaggagaaagaggaggaggatgctgaGAGAGCGCAGCCTCTCTCCGCCGGCCGTGCGGGGCAAGAGAAAGGCGTCTTCACCTCCGACACCTGCAACTCCCTTAACCACCCCGTACTCTGCCGAGCAGATGGACAGCGCCCCCGaactggaggagaaaaaggacTTCCTCCATATGTTCGACCTCTCGCATGTCAGcccacagcagaggagag gtGACTCCTCATCAGCCCCTCCGCCGTGCCAATCAAACGGACATCTCTACCCAGACTCTCCCAGCCCCTCTCCTCCCTACCTGCACAAACCTAAGCATCTCCCCCATAACGACACGTTCAAACCCTCCACGGACACCCACGCGGCCCGCATCCCTCCACCTTTGGCCCTTCTTCATGAAAAGGCTGAGTTCATGGAGTTGAACAGGAAGCACCCGGGCCTCCAGAACGGCGCTGTCGCTTCTCCCCAGAAGAAGGAGCCCAATCCTGTGCAGAACGGACGGACCCGGCCCTTGGAGAGGTTCACACCGGAGGCCTTCGCGCAGCACTTCCACCAGGCCGTGCTGCAGTCCACACACAACACGCTGCAGAACAAAG GAGTCTCAAATTGCGTCCCCGAGGCCGGCATGAAGGCCGCTGACCGCCCGCTGCCTCACAGCATCTCTCAGCTGAAAAGCTCAAGTCTCCACCATGCCCCTCAGCACGCACACATCAACGGTCATCACTTCCATTTCCCTGCAGCAGGCAGGGACGCTCCGGGACCACAAGAAGAACTGTCcgaagaggacgaggaagagtccggtcaggaagaggaagacgatgaggaggaggaggtggaggaagctCCAAAGAAGTGGCAGGGTATTGAAGCTATTTTCGAGGCCTACCAGGAGTATGTGGACG AGTGGGGTTTAGAGAGGCAGGTTCTTCACAGTCAGTGTAAAAGACTCGAAGCACAGAATTACAACCTGACCAGGACTGCAGAGCAGCTCTCTCTCACTATGGGG GACCTGGTGAGTCAGAGGCAGAAGGTGAGAGAGGAGCGGGAGAGGCTGCAGGCCCAGCTCGAGCACTTCAGGAGGTGTTTGACGCTCCCGAACATTCACTGGGGCAGGAGCCAAGTGAACGGGCACACACCGAGGTGA
- the LOC115586827 gene encoding genetic suppressor element 1-like isoform X2: protein MNHESNKSPSLGMISTASRTTATVSPLSPLTNGNAVAQSANSGFAAALRKLAKQAEDPRGSAVSGESSPVSSPATSHSSPVTTPKRSSLGPLLGQTRGHGVPGTPPVVTIAPTKTSNGLWRADGRQVEPSVQGLGRERVGADNTQLQLDKRTPPTLSPHHLAHSFGLTPSSVMQDPRIQSLSLPGQMHPVVQSGAVPEEYLRALRPFATSDDLRLTSLPLSLDPAAAAHAAAAAAYYHPAYLHHPLSLPRMEESLCLSALRSQFYSVPAGGAFPLHHSALHLHMPGGRYPGDLNHTVLAERLQMENELRQRERQQEREREKEREREAGLEREREREREREREEERGRERERELDRQKERQRERQQQMVRAAESHYLAELQARRAPPEDRARPGERLTPNRPDKNKDSEHPGFPAPKPLSLQPGHHTSRGSIPHPVPSLVPSHLGKHHAAAAAAAAASAGGIHGALAAAMMTQRASEAAWLTRQRGQGQEREGPLEMGLRSPGKGLELRRDGHRTNSVHHNPGGKDVPPCLGAPPPLISPKGPHHHPAPPTTLWNPASLVDTPSDSRRKINPPTPPSRPPPGLTRADRPPLSWGEKLEDGGRRRAEGTERYASLRGAGLQDAGSWNKAEQDRALQSLYHRHHINNLHQRSCVPPDLGGQRQAASPSPVRERQSQPPDSMLVYDEVLQQHRRLLSKLDLEEKRRKEAREGGYYYDLDESYDESDEEEVKAHLRRVAEQPPLKLDASSEKVDFLRVCGLTTLAHRDELLARKRRKRRRMLRERSLSPPAVRGKRKASSPPTPATPLTTPYSAEQMDSAPELEEKKDFLHMFDLSHVSPQQRRDKERTEELLRAIQRKTVTLDTLRYNPLPPWSSPPAPSTGDSSSAPPPCQSNGHLYPDSPSPSPPYLHKPKHLPHNDTFKPSTDTHAARIPPPLALLHEKAEFMELNRKHPGLQNGAVASPQKKEPNPVQNGRTRPLERFTPEAFAQHFHQAVLQSTHNTLQNKGVSNCVPEAGMKAADRPLPHSISQLKSSSLHHAPQHAHINGHHFHFPAAGRDAPGPQEELSEEDEEESGQEEEDDEEEEVEEAPKKWQGIEAIFEAYQEYVDEWGLERQVLHSQCKRLEAQNYNLTRTAEQLSLTMGDLVSQRQKVREERERLQAQLEHFRRCLTLPNIHWGRSQVNGHTPR from the exons ATGAACCATGAGTCCAACAAATCACCATCATTAGGAATGATCTCCACGGCAAGTCGCACCACGGCTACTGTGAGTCCCCTCAGCCCACTAACCAATGGGAACGCAGTTGCCCAGTCTGCAAACTCCGGATTCGCTGCTGCCCTGCGTAAACTGGCCAAACAGGCCGAGGATCCCAGAG GTTCTGCTGTCAGCGGTGAGTCGTCTCCAGTCTCGTCCCCGGCCACCAGCCACAGCTCGCCGGTCACCACCCCTAAGCGGAGCTCATTAGGGCCCCTCTTGGGCCAGACCAGGGGCCACGGTGTCCCCGGCACCCCTCCAGTAGTCACAATTGCCCCCACCAAGACCAGCAACGGCCTGTGGAGGGCTGACGGACGACAG GTAGAGCCGAGTGTTCAGGGACTCGGGAGGGAGCGGGTGGGTGCTGACAACACCCAACTGCAGCTGGATAAGCGGACCCCGCCCACCCTTTCACCTCACCACCTGGCTCACTCCTTTGGGCTCACCCCCAGCTCCGTCATGCAGGACCCAAGAATACAGAGCCTTAG TTTGCCGGGGCAGATGCACCCTGTGGTTCAGTCGGGTGCCGTCCCAGAAGAGTACCTCAGAGCGCTCCGGCCCTTCGCCACCTCAGATGACCTCCGGCTGACGTCTCTACCCCTCAGTCTcgaccctgctgctgctgcccacgCCGCAGCTGCTGCTGCCTACTATCATCCTGCCTACCTGCACCATCCGCTGTCCTTGCCAAG GATGGAGGAGTCTCTGTGTCTTTCTGCGCTGCGGTCGCAGTTCTACTCTGTGCCTGCAGGGGGCGCCTTCCCTCTCCACCACTCTGCCCTCCACCTGCACATGCCTGGAGGCCGCTATCCCGGGGATCTAAACCACACAGTGCTGGCTGAGag GCTACAGATGGAGAATGAGCTCCGCCAGCGAGAGAGACAGCAAGAGCGCgaacgagagaaagagagggagcgCGAGGCCGGGCTGGAACGAGAGCGGGAGCgcgagagggagcgagagagggaggaggagagggggagagagcgggagagggagctggacagacagaaggagaggcagagggagagacagcagCAGATGGTCAGAGCGGCAGAGAGCCACTACCTGGCTGAGCTGCAGGCTCGGAGGGCGCCACCAGAGGACAGGGCCAGGCCAGGGGAGAGGCTGACCCCGAACAGACCGG ATAAAAACAAGGACTCAGAGCACCCGGGTTTCCCAGCACCCAAACCTCTGTCCCTACAGCCTGGCCATCACACCTCCAGGGGGTCTATCCCACATCCGGTACCCAGCCTGGTGCCCTCTCACCTGGGGAAGcatcatgctgctgctgctgctgctgctgctgcttctgccgGGGGGATCCATGGCGCTCTGGCAGCTGCCATGATGACTCAGAGGGCGAGCGAGGCTGCTTGGTTAACACGGCAACGTGGGCAAGGGCAGGAGAGGGAGGGTCCGCTGGAGATGGGCCTCAGGTCACCTGGGAAAGGGCTGGAGCTGAGGAGAGACGGCCACAG AACCAATTCGGTCCATCACAACCCAGGCGGCAAAGACGTGCCTCCCTGCCTCGGCGCTCCACCTCCCCTCATCTCCCCTAAAGGTCCCCATCATCACCCCGCGCCCCCGACTACACTGTGGAACCCCGCCTCCCTCGTCGACACCCCTTCGGACTCCCGCAGAAAAATCAACCCCCCTACGCCGCCGAGTCGCCCGCCTCCAGGACTGACCAGAGCTGACAGACCCCCCCTGAGCTGGGGGGAGAAGCTGGAAGACGGAGGCAGGAGGAGGGCAGAAGGCACAGAGAGGTACGCCTCACTGAGGGGAGCTGGTTTACAGGACGCAGGCTCCTGGAACAAGGCGGAGCAGGACCGAGCCCTCCAGAGCCTCTATCATCGACATCACATCAACAACCTCCACCAGAGATCCTGCGTGCCTCCTGACCTCGGGGGGCAGCGCCAGGCAGCCTCTCCGTCTCCGGTGAGGGAGCGGCAGAGTCAGCCTCCCGACAGCATGCTGGTGTATGACGAGGTGCTCCAGCAGCACCGACGGCTGCTCAGCAAATTGGacctggaggagaagaggaggaaggaggccaGAGAGGGAG GTTATTACTATGACCTGGACGAGTCGTATGATGAGAgtgacgaggaggaggtgaaggcccatttgaggagagtggcagaacAGCCTCCGCTCAAGCTGGACGCATCCTCTGAG AAAGTGGATTTTCTGCGCGTGTGTGGTCTGACCACGCTGGCCCACCGCGATGAGCTTCTGGCacggaagaggagaaagaggaggaggatgctgaGAGAGCGCAGCCTCTCTCCGCCGGCCGTGCGGGGCAAGAGAAAGGCGTCTTCACCTCCGACACCTGCAACTCCCTTAACCACCCCGTACTCTGCCGAGCAGATGGACAGCGCCCCCGaactggaggagaaaaaggacTTCCTCCATATGTTCGACCTCTCGCATGTCAGcccacagcagaggagag AtaaggagaggacagaggagctgcTGAGGGCCATTCAGAGGAAGACTGTGACGTTAGACACTCTCAGATATAATCCTTTACCTCCTTGGAGCAGTCCTCCCGCTCCCTCGactg gtGACTCCTCATCAGCCCCTCCGCCGTGCCAATCAAACGGACATCTCTACCCAGACTCTCCCAGCCCCTCTCCTCCCTACCTGCACAAACCTAAGCATCTCCCCCATAACGACACGTTCAAACCCTCCACGGACACCCACGCGGCCCGCATCCCTCCACCTTTGGCCCTTCTTCATGAAAAGGCTGAGTTCATGGAGTTGAACAGGAAGCACCCGGGCCTCCAGAACGGCGCTGTCGCTTCTCCCCAGAAGAAGGAGCCCAATCCTGTGCAGAACGGACGGACCCGGCCCTTGGAGAGGTTCACACCGGAGGCCTTCGCGCAGCACTTCCACCAGGCCGTGCTGCAGTCCACACACAACACGCTGCAGAACAAAG GAGTCTCAAATTGCGTCCCCGAGGCCGGCATGAAGGCCGCTGACCGCCCGCTGCCTCACAGCATCTCTCAGCTGAAAAGCTCAAGTCTCCACCATGCCCCTCAGCACGCACACATCAACGGTCATCACTTCCATTTCCCTGCAGCAGGCAGGGACGCTCCGGGACCACAAGAAGAACTGTCcgaagaggacgaggaagagtccggtcaggaagaggaagacgatgaggaggaggaggtggaggaagctCCAAAGAAGTGGCAGGGTATTGAAGCTATTTTCGAGGCCTACCAGGAGTATGTGGACG AGTGGGGTTTAGAGAGGCAGGTTCTTCACAGTCAGTGTAAAAGACTCGAAGCACAGAATTACAACCTGACCAGGACTGCAGAGCAGCTCTCTCTCACTATGGGG GACCTGGTGAGTCAGAGGCAGAAGGTGAGAGAGGAGCGGGAGAGGCTGCAGGCCCAGCTCGAGCACTTCAGGAGGTGTTTGACGCTCCCGAACATTCACTGGGGCAGGAGCCAAGTGAACGGGCACACACCGAGGTGA
- the dynlrb2 gene encoding dynein light chain roadblock-type 2 has translation MAEVDDTLKRIEAQKGVIGTIVVNADGIPIRTTLDNSTAVQYAGLLRNLTMMARSTVRDIDPQNDLTFLRIRSKKHEVLVAPENDFLLIVIQNPCE, from the exons ATG GCTGAAGTTGATGACACACTGAAGAGGATCGAAGCCCAAAAAGGTGTGATTGGAACAATAGTTGTTAACGCAGATG GTATTCCCATCAGAACAACTTTAGATAACTCCACAGCAGTTCAGTATGCAGGGCTTCTTCGCAACCTCACGATGATGGCCAGGAGCACAGTGAGGGACATTGACCCTCAGAACGACCTCACCTTCCTCCGCATCCGCTCCAAGAAACATGAGGTCTTGGTTGCACCGG AAAATGACTTCCTGCTGATAGTCATCCAGAACCCATGTGAATAG